The following are encoded together in the Lathyrus oleraceus cultivar Zhongwan6 chromosome 3, CAAS_Psat_ZW6_1.0, whole genome shotgun sequence genome:
- the LOC127126302 gene encoding G-type lectin S-receptor-like serine/threonine-protein kinase SD3-1, producing the protein MLQLECLLRLALLLCVSFGFLLHPAVTAVIPLGSKLSVVDNNCWVSTNGDFAFGFFNITDEPNQFSVGIRFNSKSIPYSQQTLVWIAGGHVKVSNVSYFQLTPQGELVLFDSLHGVTAWTSGTGNGSVVSAALHDNGNLVLIDAKQKVIWQSFDNPSDTLLPGQRLSVSKYLRASSKDLETSYYSLYLNASGRLQLRWESNIVYWTSESHSSTANLTASITSDGSFQLQDQHSKAVWSVFGEDHNDSVSYRFLRLDLDGNLRLYSWMEDSQSWRSVWQAVDNQCKVFATCGERGVCVFNASGSAECRCPFKTIETNKCLVPNKQDCASGTEMKVYKNIYLYGIYPPDDSIVMSSLQQCEQLCQNDSQCTVATFSNIGSPQCSIKKTKYITGYEDPSLTSISFVRSCADPFAVNLSFTMSPPSEPSPHRLCVSCLVGAASGTFFIVGFVQLGIVFFICRRKSSTMRRVTLAFTFPNSKGLMVLSFAEIKSVTGDLKNQVGPNMFKGVLPSNRVIAIKDLNASIDERKFRSAVLKIGNIHHKNLMKLEGYCCEFNHRYLVYEYPKNGSLDKYLDDCTLCKKLTWRKRVEICSSVAKAICYLHSGCREFISHGNLKCENVMLDENSVAKVSEYGFAIVNGEATYCGFSAEKDVADFGKLVLTLLTGCRDHEQVCEWAYKEWLEERATNVVDKRIDGCANSDELERALRIAFWCVQSDERKRPSMEEVVRVLDGTLNVDPPPPPFHLAFDPQENGSESEIESVV; encoded by the coding sequence ATGCTTCAATTGGAGTGTCTCCTTAGATTAGCATTGTTGCTTTGTGTTTCATTTGGCTTCTTGTTACATCCTGCTGTAACAGCTGTAATACCATTAGGTTCCAAACTCTCGGTTGTAGATAATAATTGTTGGGTTTCCACTAATGGCGATTTTGCATTCGGGTTCTTTAACATTACCGACGAACCTAACCAGTTTAGTGTCGGCATTCGTTTCAATTCAAAGTCTATTCCTTATAGCCAACAAACACTTGTATGGATTGCTGGTGGTCATGTCAAAGTAAGCAACGTGTCGTATTTCCAACTTACTCCACAAGGGGAACTTGTCTTGTTTGATTCCTTACACGGAGTCACTGCATGGACTAGTGGAACCGGAAACGGATCGGTTGTTTCGGCTGCTCTTCACGACAATGGAAATCTTGTTCTTATAGATGCAAAACAAAAAGTTATTTGGCAAAGTTTTGATAATCCTTCTGATACACTACTCCCCGGACAGAGATTATCTGTATCCAAGTATCTTCGGGCTTCATCCAAGGACCTAGAGACTAGTTACTATAGTCTTTACTTGAATGCTTCTGGTCGGTTGCAGCTTCGTTGGGAAAGTAATATTGTATACTGGACAAGTGAAAGCCATTCTTCTACTGCAAATCTCACTGCTTCCATCACATCCGATGGATCTTTTCAACTTCAAGACCAACATTCTAAAGCTGTTTGGAGTGTGTTTGGAGAAGACCACAACGATTCTGTGAGTTATCGGTTTCTTAGGTTAGATTTGGATGGCAATCTCCGGTTATATTCATGGATGGAAGATTCGCAGTCATGGAGATCTGTTTGGCAAGCTGTTGATAATCAATGCAAGGTCTTTGCTACTTGTGGCGAGCGTGGTGTCTGTGTCTTCAATGCTTCAGGTTCTGCTGAGTGCAGGTGTCCTTTCAAGACAATCGAAACTAACAAATGTTTGGTTCCGAATAAACAGGATTGTGCTTCTGGTACCGAAATGAAAGTGTACAAGAACATATATCTATATGGAATTTACCCTCCCGACGATTCGATTGTCATGAGTAGTTTGCAGCAATGTGAACAGTTGTGCCAGAATGACTCCCAGTGTACAGTTGCAACCTTTTCGAACATCGGTAGTCCACAATGTTCCATAAAGAAAACAAAATACATAACTGGCTATGAAGATCCATCTCTAACCTCAATATCATTTGTTAGGAGTTGCGCAGATCCATTTGCTGTAAATCTCAGTTTCACAATGTCGCCTCCATCAGAACCGTCTCCTCACAGGCTTTGTGTTTCTTGCTTGGTAGGAGCAGCGTCAGGAACATTTTTCATTGTTGGTTTTGTCCAGCTGGGAATTGTTTTCTTCATATGTAGAAGAAAAAGTTCTACTATGAGAAGAGTCACACTAGCATTCACATTCCCAAATTCGAAAGGTTTGATGGTGTTATCCTTTGCAGAAATCAAGAGCGTCACCGGAGATCTCAAGAATCAAGTTGGGCCAAATATGTTCAAGGGCGTGCTACCAAGCAATCGTGTAATTGCAATCAAAGACCTGAATGCATCCATAGACGAAAGGAAGTTCCGGAGCGCTGTTCTGAAGATAGGGAACATCCACCACAAGAACCTAATGAAGCTGGAGGGTTACTGTTGTGAGTTCAATCATCGGTATTTGGTCTACGAATATCCCAAAAATGGCTCGTTGGACAAGTATTTAGACGATTGTACTCTTTGCAAGAAGCTAACCTGGAGAAAGAGAGTTGAAATATGCTCAAGTGTCGCGAAAGCAATCTGTTATTTGCATTCGGGGTGTAGGGAGTTTATAAGCCACGGAAACTTGAAATGCGAGAATGTAATGTTAGACGAAAATTCAGTTGCTAAGGTGTCTGAGTATGGATTTGCAATAGTTAACGGTGAGGCTACATACTGCGGCTTTTCAGCAGAAAAAGACGTAGCAGACTTTGGCAAATTGGTGTTAACCTTGTTAACCGGGTGTCGCGATCACGAACAAGTCTGCGAATGGGCTTACAAGGAATGGCTAGAAGAAAGAGCAACTAATGTGGTAGATAAAAGAATTGACGGTTGTGCTAATTCGGACGAACTCGAACGTGCATTAAGAATCGCGTTCTGGTGCGTTCAAAGCGACGAACGTAAAAGACCTTCGATGGAAGAGGTAGTGAGAGTACTAGATGGTACATTGAATGTTGATCCACCACCACCTCCATTTCATTTGGCATTTGATCCACAAGAGAATGGTTCAGAGTCAGAAATAGAATCAGTGGTTTAG